One Panicum virgatum strain AP13 chromosome 3N, P.virgatum_v5, whole genome shotgun sequence DNA segment encodes these proteins:
- the LOC120664233 gene encoding uncharacterized protein LOC120664233, with translation MMGSKAGNGGGGTELLDGGTPPLGSPTSDSDSDATQCGEDNGALYDETQPADEAETQLVDGEEEEDKDDVAGDWAETQLVESGEDGSDDSDQVKTQLEVENGEEGDDHSGAEDNARNCTRTQLDEECEVDGVNNGAGSMVETQLVEDSEEDEEDGVNGGDELGVNEWGKTQLVDDSDEEIGDDELSDHTQVPSDNESLSGDERDVKSGMDKRDVELGMERSIEGLIGEVEKLGGNTNLVESDASTDEEGDTDSGHIRMKLPSIRVASVRTCGISGARDTMSVNVMQQGKQNASSTAIHPLPKIVDESTSCGIDNDSHGYVQNHDKDGTKSRDKCSTAKKLFADMTAEDGESNSRCFAGLSYIGSQEPGDLSQANAFDVVDRLISINGGLSSQETTPNKLEIAKPRVSSKRGTLMLAEKVDLGRSSNGKTEIFEWVDSREDDGGGDFFSKNKDILLQKPVGRGKPHSHSTRAKNCSTKKSWGENKIGESNNKISSKLPGKFGNLPLSDSRLLKSDVDSKRASGNRTKKNLFKDLDDLSNAKSLKEQEEDNVAVHDVGPDTQMAVEAMEALVQCSPAKGQPLLDRDTRSVKPRISKSHSKYGCPQKRTSSIQEGVTTRSKRRKETAVDTKPHQKEKMQENSEHILKMEHKQTKSIPRKSKVSKKFIDENKYHGTPVAHRTRHCGGNVPSENKHLRGGKKLTGDSSSVGEVQFNHIANNPEKPLISKRTTECGSSHFEKESIKHSCANEDQELQQSSRDGSTQCTSVNNVQNLVTRLVEPTTDVPCRDPPSHPKQRRTPTTMVQSKSRTAANHETPPEVARPSKKRRIFVRSVSDLLKYAKREPSNGRSASMLSSIIEKSLAASPMLNSSVRDDGKTSDLSSSAQRLKESSRVDDTSKTPKSNAQVQNSVMNTPSKVVKELSPTFSPVSPSKGSNGSLSKSSVARELLKLDPENALSNQQRKDSRRRKDMATVSILFSHHLDDDVIKRQKKILSRLGVCEAFSMADATHFVADSFFRTRNMLEAIALGKPVVTSMWLENCGQTGCFIDERKYILRDAKKEKELGFSMPISLASACKHPLLLGKRVFVTSNVKPSQVVVTSLVKTSSGQPLERLGRSIMKKKEVPNDLLVISCEEDYETCTSLLEKGAIIFSTELLLNGIVIQKLEYERHHLFTDRVKQTRSSRWLKDTVQDRFVPVPKRPRS, from the exons ATGATGGGCAGCAAAGCCggtaatggcggcggcggcaccgaacTCCTGGACGGCGGGACGCCTCCGTTAG GTTCTCCGACGAGTGACAGCGACAGCGATGCGACACAGTGCGGGGAAGATAACGGTGCTCTGTATGACGAAACACAGCCTGCGGATGAGGCTGAGACCCAGCTAGTagatggggaggaggaggaggacaaaGATGATGTGGCTGGCGATTGGGCCGAGACGCAGTTGGTGGAGAGTGGCGAGGATGGCAGTGATGACAGTGACCAAGTGAAAACGCAGCTGGAGGTGGAAAATGGGGAAGAGGGCGATGATCACAGTGGTGCGGAGGATAATGCCCGCAATTGCACTAGGACCCAGCTGGATGAAGAATGTGAGGTGGATGGAGTGAACAATGGTGCTGGTAGCATGGTTGAGACCCAGTTGGTTGAGGATtctgaggaggacgaggaggatggAGTAAATGGTGGTGATGAACTGGGTGTCAATGAGTGGGGCAAGACCCAGTTGGTTGATGACTCTGATGAAGAGATAGGTGATGATGAGTTGAGTGACCACACTCAAGTACCGAGTGACAATGAGAGCTTGTCTGGTGATGAGAGGGATGTGAAATCAGGAATGGATAAAAGGGATGTGGAGTTAGGAATGGAAAGAAGTATTGAGGGGTTAATTGGAGAGGTTGAGAAGCTTGGTGGCAACACGAATTTAGTAGAATCTGATGCTTCAACAGATGAGGAGGGCGACACAGATTCAG GTCATATTCGGATGAAATTGCCTTCCATTCGCGTTGCGTCTGTACGAACATGCGGAATTTCTGGAGCTCGGGACACAATGTCTGTGAATGTTATGCAGCAAGGGAAACAGAATGCCTCATCAACTGCAATACATCCCCTCCCAAAAATTGTAGATGAATCTACTTCGTGTGGGATTGATAATGACTCCCATGGTTATGTACAGAACCATGATAAAGACGGAACTAAAAGCAGAGATAAGTGCTCAACAGCAAAAAAGCTTTTTGCTGACATGACAGCTGAAGACGGTGAAAGCAACAGCAGATGTTTTGCTGGATTAAGCTATATTGGATCACAGGAGCCTGGTGATCTGTCCCAGGCAAATGCTTTTGATGTTGTGGATAGGTTGATTTCAATTAATGGTGGATTATCATCTCAAGAAACAACCCCAAATAAACTGGAAATAGCAAAGCCACGTGTTTCAAGTAAGAGAGGGACTTTAATGTTGGCTGAGAAGGTTGACCTTGGTAGAAGTTCCAATGGGAAGACAGAAATATTTGAGTGGGTGGATAGCCGTGAAGATGACGGTGGAGGTGATTTTTTCAGTAAAAACAAAGACATATTGTTGCAGAAACCAGTTGGTAGAGGAAAACCACATAGTCATTCTACCAGGGCAAAGAATTGCTCCACAAAAAAATCATGGGGAGAAAATAAAATAGGTGAATCGAACAACAAAATAAGTTCCAAACTACCTGGGAAGTTTGGAAATCTTCCTTTGTCAGATTCAAGACTACTCAAAAGTGATGTGGACAGCAAACGGGCTTCTGGAAACAGGACTAAGAAAAACCTTTTCAAAGACCTGGATGATCTATCAAATGCCAAATCTTTGAAAGAACAGGAAGAGGATAATGTAGCTGTGCATGATGTTGGTCCAGATACTCAAATGGCTGTTGAAGCTATGGAAGCACTGGTACAATGTTCACCTGCTAAGGGCCAACCTCTGTTGGATAGAGATACAAGATCTGTGAAGCCTAGGATATCTAAAAGTCACTCAAAGTATGGTTGTCCTCAAAAGAGAACTAGCAGCATCCAGGAAGGTGTCACAACAcggtcaaaaagaagaaaagaaactgCGGTCGACACCAAGCCTcatcaaaaagaaaagatgcaaGAAAATTCAGAACATATACTGAAAATGGAACATAAGCAGACAAAGTCTATACCCAGGAAGAGCAAAGTTTCAAAGAAATTTATTGATGAAAATAAGTACCATGGTACTCCTGTTGCTCACCGCACTAGACACTGTGGTGGGAATGTCCCTTCTGAGAATAAGCACTTGAGGGGAGGCAAGAAACTGACAGGTGACAGCTCCTCTGTTGGGGAAGTGCAATTTAACCATATTGCGAATAATCCTGAGAAACCGTTGATTAGTAAGAGAACAACTGAATGTGGTTCGAGTCATTTTGAAAAAGAAAGCATAAAGCATTCTTGTGCAAATGAAGATCAGGAGCTTCAGCAATCTAGTAGGGATGGAAGCACACAATGTACCAGTGTAAATAATGTTCAAAACCTTGTAACTCGCCTAGTTGAGCCAACAACTGATGTTCCATGCAGAGATCCCCCATCGCATCCCAAACAGCGAAGAACACCTACAACAATGGTACAGTCAAAGTCTAGAACTGCCGCAAATCATGAAACACCCCCAGAAGTGGCAAGACCATCCAAGAAAAGGCGGATTTTTGTAAGAAGCGTTTCTGATCTACTTAAGTATGCAAAGAGGGAACCTtccaatggaagatcagcttctATGCTGTCCAGTATTATAGAGAAGTCATTAGCTGCTTCTCCTATGCTTAATTCTTCTGTAAGAGATGATGGCAAAACTTCTGATCTCAGTAGCTCAGCACAGAGACTGAAGGAATCCTCACGTGTCGATGATACAAGCAAAACACCAAAAAGCAATGCTCAAGTTCAGAATAGTGTCATGAATACGCCTTCAAAAGTGGTTAAGGAACTGTCACCCACTTTCAGTCCCGTGAGCCCATCAAAAGGCTCAAATGGAAGCTTGTCAAAGTCTTCTGTTGCGAGAGAATTACTAAAGCTAGATCCTGAAAATGCACTATCAAACCAGCAGAGAAAAGATTCCAGAAGAAGGAAGGATATGGCCACTGTCAGTATTTTATTCAGCCATCATTTGGATGATGATGTGATCAAGCGTCAGAAGAAG ATCTTGTCACGCTTGGGAGTTTGTGAAGCATTTTCCATGGCAGATGCAACACACTTTGTGGCAGATAGCTTTTTCCGCACAAGGAATATGCTAGAAGCAATAGCTCTTGGCAAGCCTGTAGTTACATCAATGTGGCTCGAAAATTGTGGACAAACAGGCTGTTTTATTGATGAGAGGAAGTATATTCTGAGGGatgccaaaaaagaaaaggagttaGGTTTCAGTATGCCTATATCACTGGCCTCAGCTTGCAAGCATCCTCTTCTGCTG GGAAAAAGAGTCTTTGTAACATCGAATGTGAAACCAAGTCAAGTAGTGGTGACTAGCTTGGTTAAAACATCATCAGGACAG CCACTAGAGAGGCTAGGACGATCTATAATGAAGAAAAAGGAAGTACCTAATGACCTACTGGTTATCTCATGTGAAGAAGACTACGAAACTTGCACGTCGCTGCTTGAGAAAG GTGCCATCATTTTCAGCACAGAGCTTCTACTAAATGGTATAGTCATCCAGAAGCTGGAGTACGAAAG GCACCACCTCTTCACGGACCGAGTCAAACAGACCCGCTCGTCGAGGTGGTTGAAAGACACAGTCCAAGACCGGTTTGTACCTGTACCCAAGCGTCCCCGTAGCTAA